In the genome of Paenibacillus pabuli, one region contains:
- the gcvPA gene encoding aminomethyl-transferring glycine dehydrogenase subunit GcvPA, with product MSKHRYIPMTEQDQSAMLATIGVETIEDLFHDIPQEIRYQGELPISSKLDEYALTRHMSKQAGANANFETHASFLGAGIYDHHVPSVINHVISRSEFYTAYTPYQPEISQGELQAIFEFQSYICELTGMAVANASMYDGATAFAEAGNLAAAATRRKQLIVSRTVHPESRQVLQAYAHGLNLEIVEIGYQNGVTDWDALQAAVSDDTAAVMIQSPNFFGAVENVKQAADLAHAHKSLLVVSANPLSLGLLEAPGKLGADIVVGDAQPLGIAASLGGPTCGYFAVSQAHMRRIPGRIVGQTTDRNGKRGFVLTLQAREQHIRREKATSNICSNQALLALSASVYMSIMGKQGMIDVADLNLQKSHYALNTLTAIPGVSLTFTAPTFNEFVIQLPEGTNVETLQLKLLDAGFIGGYELGRDYPELAGHMLIAVTERRSKEEIDEFARVLEGSL from the coding sequence ATGAGCAAACATCGCTACATCCCCATGACCGAGCAGGATCAGAGTGCCATGCTGGCAACCATCGGCGTGGAAACGATCGAGGATCTGTTCCATGACATTCCACAGGAGATTCGCTATCAGGGTGAACTGCCTATTTCCTCCAAACTGGATGAATATGCATTGACACGTCATATGTCGAAGCAAGCGGGAGCGAATGCCAACTTCGAGACACACGCCAGTTTCCTGGGTGCAGGCATTTATGATCACCACGTTCCTTCCGTCATTAATCATGTCATCTCCCGTTCCGAGTTCTACACCGCCTATACACCTTATCAACCCGAGATCAGCCAAGGAGAATTGCAGGCGATTTTCGAGTTTCAATCCTACATCTGTGAGTTGACAGGCATGGCTGTAGCCAATGCCAGCATGTACGATGGTGCAACTGCATTTGCGGAAGCAGGCAATCTGGCCGCAGCGGCAACCCGCCGCAAACAGCTGATTGTGTCACGTACCGTGCACCCTGAGTCCCGTCAGGTATTGCAAGCTTACGCACACGGCCTCAATCTGGAGATTGTTGAGATTGGATATCAAAATGGTGTAACAGACTGGGATGCCCTGCAAGCCGCCGTGTCCGATGACACTGCAGCCGTCATGATCCAGAGCCCGAACTTCTTCGGCGCCGTGGAAAATGTAAAACAGGCTGCAGACCTTGCGCATGCGCACAAGAGCCTGCTCGTGGTCAGCGCCAACCCGCTATCGCTGGGTCTGCTGGAGGCCCCAGGCAAGCTGGGTGCTGACATCGTTGTTGGCGACGCACAGCCCCTTGGTATCGCCGCTTCACTCGGCGGTCCAACATGCGGATACTTTGCCGTATCCCAGGCTCATATGCGCCGGATTCCTGGCCGAATTGTAGGCCAGACAACGGACCGCAACGGCAAGCGTGGTTTTGTACTCACGCTGCAAGCACGTGAACAGCATATCCGCCGGGAAAAGGCGACGTCCAACATCTGTTCCAACCAGGCGTTACTCGCGCTAAGCGCCTCTGTCTATATGTCTATTATGGGTAAACAAGGCATGATCGACGTCGCTGATTTGAATTTGCAAAAGAGCCATTATGCCCTTAACACACTTACCGCAATTCCAGGCGTCTCTCTTACGTTTACCGCACCGACGTTCAATGAGTTTGTTATCCAACTGCCTGAAGGAACAAATGTGGAGACACTGCAGCTGAAATTGCTTGATGCAGGTTTCATTGGCGGGTATGAACTTGGACGTGATTATCCCGAGCTCGCCGGACATATGCTGATTGCGGTTACGGAACGACGCAGCAAGGAAGAGATCGACGAATTCGCACGTGTATTGGAGGGATCGCTGTGA
- the gcvH gene encoding glycine cleavage system protein GcvH, whose protein sequence is MSELKSDFLYSEEHEWVQTVGEDTVRIGITEFAQHQLGDIVFVELPDLESDVKAEDSIGTIESVKTVSDLFSPVSGTIVAVNEALQDSPELVNNSPYEEGWMIEIRVEGDLTAALSTLMNADAYRKHTE, encoded by the coding sequence ATGAGCGAATTGAAAAGTGATTTCCTGTACAGTGAAGAGCACGAATGGGTGCAGACCGTAGGGGAGGATACCGTACGTATTGGCATTACCGAGTTCGCGCAGCATCAGCTGGGTGACATTGTGTTTGTGGAATTGCCTGACCTTGAATCGGATGTAAAGGCAGAAGACAGCATTGGAACGATTGAATCCGTCAAAACAGTTTCGGATTTGTTTTCTCCTGTAAGTGGAACCATTGTGGCTGTAAATGAGGCATTGCAGGATTCACCGGAGCTGGTTAACAACTCTCCATATGAGGAAGGTTGGATGATTGAGATTCGTGTTGAGGGCGACCTGACAGCAGCACTGTCGACATTGATGAATGCGGATGCGTATCGTAAACACACGGAATAA
- a CDS encoding HPr family phosphocarrier protein — protein sequence MQQTFRITDEDGIHARPATALVNTANKFKGAESFAEANGKKVTLKSILGVLSLGLEQGDTISIIVEGEGEAEALQALTDVMVNEGLGEINA from the coding sequence ATGCAACAAACATTCAGAATTACAGACGAAGATGGTATCCACGCACGTCCGGCGACAGCCCTGGTTAATACAGCAAACAAATTCAAAGGTGCAGAATCCTTTGCAGAAGCTAACGGTAAAAAAGTAACTTTGAAATCCATCCTGGGCGTACTTTCCCTTGGTCTGGAACAAGGCGACACCATCAGCATTATCGTTGAAGGCGAAGGAGAAGCTGAAGCTCTTCAAGCTCTGACAGACGTTATGGTTAACGAAGGGCTGGGCGAAATTAATGCTTAA
- a CDS encoding PTS mannitol transporter subunit IICB, whose amino-acid sequence MSLVDAKSEKSGGIRVGVQKFGRFLSGMVMPNMGAFIAWGLITALFIPKGWFPNADFALLVDPMIKYLLPLLIGYTGGTMVHGQRGGVVGAIMTIGVIVGSDIPMFLGAMIAGPLGAWVIKKFDKAVDGKIKSGFEMLVNNFSAGIIGGILALLALKGIGPFVEAISKVLSAGVEALMNAGLLPLVNLIIEPGKVLFLNNAINHGILTPIATEQARELGQSVLFMLESNPGPGLGILLAYCFFGRGSAKSSAPGAVIIHFFGGIHEIYFPYILMRPILILAAMAGGVAGTLTFMLTGAGLVSAPSPGSIIAYSLLTPKGGYLGMFAGVAVAAIISFLVASILLKTGKQKDDEDLDSASNRMKDMKNQGKTGNLTVDKDNREADRAADIASSAVKTDVNKIVFSCDAGMGSSAMGASILRKKMKAAGVDVAVTNTAISEIPQDADIVITQKTLTDRAKSVAPNAEHISIDNFLKSPEYEALVERLKSDS is encoded by the coding sequence ATGAGTTTAGTGGACGCAAAGTCCGAAAAAAGCGGAGGAATACGGGTCGGCGTTCAGAAGTTTGGACGTTTCCTAAGTGGTATGGTTATGCCGAACATGGGTGCATTTATCGCCTGGGGTCTAATTACGGCATTGTTCATTCCAAAAGGATGGTTCCCTAACGCAGATTTTGCATTATTGGTTGATCCAATGATCAAATATTTGCTGCCTTTGCTGATCGGTTACACAGGCGGTACCATGGTACACGGCCAACGTGGTGGTGTAGTCGGTGCAATTATGACCATCGGGGTTATTGTCGGCAGTGACATCCCAATGTTTCTAGGCGCCATGATAGCCGGACCGTTGGGAGCCTGGGTCATTAAGAAATTTGACAAGGCTGTCGATGGCAAAATCAAATCCGGGTTTGAGATGCTGGTCAACAACTTCTCCGCTGGTATTATCGGTGGGATCTTGGCTCTTCTGGCCCTTAAAGGAATCGGGCCTTTCGTTGAAGCGATTAGCAAGGTGTTATCAGCTGGGGTAGAAGCTTTGATGAATGCTGGTCTTCTCCCTCTGGTCAACCTGATCATTGAGCCAGGAAAAGTATTATTCCTGAACAATGCCATCAATCATGGGATTCTGACACCAATTGCTACAGAGCAAGCAAGAGAACTGGGTCAATCTGTATTATTCATGCTTGAATCCAATCCAGGACCTGGACTCGGCATTTTGCTGGCATACTGCTTCTTCGGTCGCGGATCAGCCAAATCTTCCGCTCCAGGAGCTGTAATCATCCATTTCTTTGGCGGGATTCACGAGATTTATTTCCCTTACATTCTGATGAGACCGATTTTGATTCTGGCTGCGATGGCTGGTGGTGTAGCGGGTACATTGACCTTCATGCTGACTGGAGCTGGTTTGGTATCAGCACCGTCACCGGGAAGTATCATTGCCTATTCGTTGTTAACACCTAAGGGTGGATACCTTGGCATGTTTGCAGGGGTAGCCGTAGCTGCGATCATCTCGTTCCTCGTAGCATCGATACTGCTCAAAACAGGTAAACAGAAGGACGACGAAGATCTGGACAGTGCGTCCAACCGCATGAAAGATATGAAAAATCAGGGTAAAACGGGCAACCTCACCGTTGATAAAGACAATCGTGAAGCTGACCGTGCGGCGGATATTGCTTCTTCAGCAGTAAAAACAGACGTTAATAAAATTGTATTCTCCTGTGATGCAGGTATGGGCTCTAGTGCCATGGGTGCCTCGATTTTGCGGAAGAAAATGAAGGCAGCCGGTGTGGATGTCGCTGTAACCAACACGGCGATCAGTGAGATTCCACAAGATGCCGACATCGTCATCACACAGAAAACATTGACAGACCGGGCCAAATCCGTGGCTCCGAATGCAGAGCATATTTCCATCGATAACTTCCTGAAGAGTCCTGAATATGAGGCACTGGTTGAGCGCCTCAAATCCGACTCCTGA
- a CDS encoding BglG family transcription antiterminator, with protein sequence MSNITRRQREIVEFLLEHPHEVTAGDIAVAVKVSTRTVHRELQMIEQWLEPLGMRLEKKSGTGVRIDPGSDDLAVLRQQLELNEYVEFTPEERKLFMLCILLDESEPVKLLALASDLKVTVSTASNDLDDLEPRIQLAGLKLVRRRGYGVKINGSELAYRMAISALALEYLDESDLFGRQAEQGVSKVSSKLLEMIGHEDVLTIENALWQPDIEWLENIPERQYMKLLIQLSVAVVRIRKGFGIGRSTQQDKKDVVMPLQDERKVPEYLASRLCGVLSAQLGLEFVSEEQAYFHRLLIEIEQSIHSSRLLPVDDLVLLDMVRSLTDQMQEKTHFSFHEDRLLREGLIAHMEPVLERMDGRQIIRNPLLQQIRKDYESLFEDVKLAVREAWPNTDVPDEEIGFLVMHFGASIERLRTLKREIRAVVVCTSGIGSSRMLSSRLSKEIPEIRIVDNVSWYEAARIPKTEYDLVLSTVDLPMDKHQYYKVSPLLTAEESERLRHFIRTTTLQREHSPPSEDSKATARISDPVGLEATLIEIVQIIGKFQVYPLDNQDIGFFETAYAMCSVLHQSGVLNNPEEIARLLEEREAVGSQKIPGTSLALFHTRSDGIYSPSITLFQLTKPLLSTPEDPAGVSHVLLMLGPRRLSKESLEVLSEISALLLQEEMVILLEKGNRDNLIHYLSQELAGFYRSKTEIGGIQT encoded by the coding sequence ATGAGCAATATTACAAGGAGACAGCGTGAGATCGTGGAGTTCCTGCTGGAGCATCCTCATGAAGTAACTGCTGGCGATATAGCTGTTGCGGTCAAAGTAAGCACTCGTACCGTACATCGAGAGTTGCAGATGATTGAACAATGGCTTGAGCCCCTTGGTATGAGATTGGAAAAAAAATCGGGAACCGGGGTTCGAATTGATCCCGGTTCCGATGATTTGGCCGTATTGCGCCAACAACTTGAGCTTAACGAATATGTGGAGTTTACGCCCGAAGAGCGTAAACTCTTCATGCTTTGTATTTTGCTGGATGAGTCTGAGCCTGTGAAACTGCTTGCGCTAGCCTCAGATCTGAAGGTAACCGTGTCTACGGCAAGCAATGATCTGGACGATCTGGAGCCACGCATTCAGCTGGCAGGATTGAAGCTGGTTCGCAGGCGCGGATATGGGGTCAAGATCAATGGAAGTGAGTTGGCTTATCGCATGGCTATTTCCGCGCTTGCTCTTGAATATCTGGATGAATCCGATTTGTTCGGTAGACAAGCGGAGCAGGGCGTTTCCAAAGTAAGCAGCAAGCTTCTGGAAATGATAGGACATGAGGATGTACTTACGATCGAGAACGCGTTATGGCAGCCGGATATTGAGTGGTTGGAAAATATACCCGAGCGTCAATACATGAAGCTGTTGATCCAATTGTCTGTAGCCGTTGTGCGGATTCGCAAAGGCTTTGGCATAGGTCGGAGCACTCAACAGGACAAAAAAGACGTTGTAATGCCTCTGCAAGACGAGCGGAAGGTGCCGGAATATTTGGCTTCCCGTTTGTGCGGTGTTCTATCCGCCCAGCTCGGATTGGAGTTTGTGAGCGAGGAGCAGGCCTATTTCCACAGGCTGTTGATTGAAATTGAGCAATCTATACATTCCTCGCGTCTGCTGCCCGTAGACGATCTGGTCTTACTGGATATGGTTCGTTCCCTCACCGATCAGATGCAGGAGAAAACCCATTTTTCGTTCCATGAGGATCGTCTGCTTCGTGAAGGTCTGATTGCCCATATGGAGCCGGTGCTGGAACGAATGGATGGGCGGCAGATCATCCGTAACCCATTGCTTCAGCAGATCCGTAAGGACTATGAATCATTGTTTGAGGATGTAAAGTTGGCGGTACGAGAGGCTTGGCCCAATACGGATGTGCCTGATGAAGAGATCGGATTTTTGGTGATGCATTTCGGTGCTTCCATCGAACGGCTGCGAACGCTAAAACGTGAAATCAGGGCTGTCGTTGTCTGTACGAGCGGGATCGGATCATCACGGATGTTATCGAGCCGTCTGTCCAAGGAAATTCCCGAAATCCGGATCGTGGACAACGTGTCATGGTATGAGGCCGCACGTATACCGAAGACGGAATATGATCTGGTTCTCTCTACTGTCGATCTGCCAATGGATAAACATCAATATTACAAGGTGAGCCCACTGCTGACGGCAGAAGAAAGTGAACGTTTAAGGCACTTCATCAGGACAACGACGCTTCAGCGGGAACATAGTCCCCCATCTGAAGATTCAAAGGCAACTGCACGGATTTCCGATCCTGTTGGACTGGAAGCCACCCTGATTGAAATCGTGCAGATTATTGGCAAGTTTCAGGTGTATCCACTGGATAATCAGGATATCGGATTTTTTGAAACGGCCTATGCCATGTGCAGCGTTTTGCATCAATCCGGTGTGTTGAATAATCCAGAAGAGATTGCCAGGCTGCTGGAGGAGCGTGAAGCGGTGGGAAGCCAGAAAATTCCCGGTACTTCCCTCGCGCTGTTTCATACACGCAGTGATGGCATTTACAGTCCTTCAATCACGCTGTTCCAATTGACAAAGCCGCTTCTGAGCACGCCGGAAGACCCTGCGGGCGTCAGCCATGTGCTCTTGATGCTTGGACCCAGACGATTATCGAAGGAAAGCTTGGAAGTACTAAGTGAGATCAGTGCGCTATTATTGCAGGAAGAAATGGTTATATTACTTGAAAAAGGAAATCGGGATAATCTTATTCATTACTTATCCCAAGAGCTCGCGGGATTTTACCGCAGCAAAACCGAAATTGGAGGTATACAAACATGA
- the gcvPB gene encoding aminomethyl-transferring glycine dehydrogenase subunit GcvPB, producing the protein MTTVTNQAASPAPEQSLIFELSSPGRVAYSLPECDVPHQAVDSLIPREMLRSEAAALPEVFEVDVIRHYTALSRRNFGVDNGFYPLGSCTMKYNPKINEDVARYNGFAKIHPYQHESSIQGALELLYTLQNDLAGLTGMDAVTLQPAAGAHGEWTGLMMIRAYHEGRGEQRTKVIVPDSSHGTNPASATVAGFETVTIPSRADGLVDLDALRTAVGSDTAALMLTNPNTLGLFEKDIQEIASIVHQAGGLLYYDGANSNAIMGITRPGDMGFDVVHLNLHKTMSTPHGGGGPGAGPVGVKSRLIPFLPKPMVIKNDEGIYALDREGDQSIGRVKAYYGNFGILVRAYAYIRTYGPEGLRRVSECAVLNANYMMARLAPYYEIPYPGVCKHEFVMSGRGLKQYGVRTLDVAKRLLDFGYHPPTVYFPLNVEECIMIEPTETESKETLDGFIDTMIRIAKEAEETPELVLNAPYGTPVTRLDETTAARKPVLNCACS; encoded by the coding sequence ATCACAACAGTTACTAACCAGGCTGCCTCTCCAGCACCGGAGCAATCGTTGATTTTTGAACTCAGCAGTCCGGGTCGGGTCGCTTATTCCTTGCCTGAATGCGATGTTCCCCATCAAGCTGTGGATTCACTAATTCCCCGGGAAATGCTTCGGTCGGAAGCAGCAGCATTGCCTGAGGTTTTTGAAGTTGACGTCATTCGCCATTACACTGCCCTGTCTCGTCGTAATTTCGGGGTAGATAACGGATTCTATCCACTGGGCTCTTGTACGATGAAATATAATCCGAAGATTAATGAGGATGTGGCCCGTTACAACGGGTTTGCCAAAATTCATCCATATCAGCATGAATCCAGCATTCAAGGTGCACTTGAACTGCTCTACACGTTGCAAAATGACCTTGCAGGACTAACCGGTATGGACGCCGTTACACTGCAACCGGCCGCTGGTGCACATGGCGAATGGACCGGGCTTATGATGATTCGTGCCTACCACGAAGGTCGAGGTGAACAGCGTACAAAAGTTATCGTACCGGACTCTTCTCACGGGACCAACCCGGCAAGTGCAACCGTAGCAGGTTTCGAAACGGTAACGATCCCTTCCCGCGCAGACGGGCTGGTGGATCTGGACGCACTTCGCACAGCTGTTGGTTCGGACACCGCAGCGCTCATGCTGACTAACCCGAACACACTCGGACTTTTTGAAAAAGACATTCAGGAGATTGCCTCCATTGTGCACCAGGCAGGTGGCTTGCTGTACTACGATGGAGCCAACTCCAATGCCATTATGGGCATCACCCGGCCTGGCGATATGGGCTTTGACGTGGTGCATCTGAACTTGCATAAAACGATGAGTACTCCGCACGGCGGAGGTGGACCTGGTGCCGGCCCGGTTGGCGTGAAGAGCCGCTTGATTCCGTTTCTGCCTAAACCGATGGTCATCAAAAATGATGAGGGCATATATGCGTTGGATCGCGAAGGCGATCAATCCATTGGCCGGGTCAAAGCGTACTATGGCAACTTTGGTATACTGGTCCGCGCCTATGCCTACATCCGTACCTACGGACCTGAAGGCTTGCGCCGGGTATCTGAATGTGCAGTGCTCAACGCCAACTACATGATGGCTCGTCTCGCACCTTACTACGAGATTCCATATCCTGGCGTATGCAAACATGAATTTGTAATGTCTGGACGGGGATTGAAACAGTACGGTGTACGCACACTGGATGTTGCCAAACGATTGCTTGATTTTGGATATCACCCGCCAACCGTGTACTTCCCGCTGAACGTTGAAGAGTGCATCATGATCGAGCCGACAGAAACCGAGAGCAAAGAAACCCTTGATGGGTTCATCGATACGATGATTCGCATTGCCAAAGAAGCAGAAGAGACACCTGAACTGGTACTCAATGCCCCTTATGGCACACCAGTTACCCGTCTGGATGAAACAACAGCAGCCCGTAAGCCTGTTCTAAACTGTGCTTGCAGTTAA
- the gcvT gene encoding glycine cleavage system aminomethyltransferase GcvT: MSDLLRTPLFPLYQQYEGVRCIDFGGWELPVQFSGIQKEHEAVRERAGLFDVSHMGEFTVQGEHAEAFLQHMTTNDVTTLVPGQAQYTLMCYPDGGVVDDLLIYKLKDQHYMLVVNASNIDKDWAWLQQHMTPGVTMANDSDQTALLALQGPLAVDILRTVTDTDVSSIEPFRFMANATVCGVTLLLSRTGYTGEDGFELYVPADQAAAVWNGLMQAGEGHGLVPAGLGARDTLRFEAKLPLYGQELSATISPLEAGVSMFVKLNAGPFIGYEALLKQKNDGPARKLVGIEVLERGIPRPHYPIYAEGVQIGEVTTGTQSPTLKRNLGLALIDSKYAALGTPLEIEIRGKKLKAEVVKTPFHKRTRASKTPTQGADQA; this comes from the coding sequence ATGTCCGATTTGCTTAGAACCCCACTCTTTCCACTCTATCAGCAATATGAAGGCGTACGATGCATTGATTTTGGTGGCTGGGAGCTCCCGGTACAATTCAGCGGAATTCAGAAAGAGCACGAAGCGGTGCGAGAACGTGCCGGATTATTTGATGTATCCCACATGGGCGAATTCACCGTACAAGGTGAACACGCAGAAGCTTTTTTACAGCACATGACCACCAATGATGTAACAACACTCGTTCCCGGTCAGGCTCAGTACACGTTAATGTGTTATCCGGATGGCGGCGTGGTCGATGATCTGCTGATCTATAAACTGAAAGACCAGCATTATATGCTGGTGGTTAACGCGTCCAACATCGATAAGGACTGGGCATGGCTGCAGCAGCACATGACGCCAGGCGTAACGATGGCCAATGATTCGGATCAAACGGCGCTGCTTGCGCTGCAAGGTCCGCTGGCAGTGGATATTCTCAGAACGGTGACAGACACCGATGTGTCTTCGATTGAGCCTTTCCGCTTTATGGCAAATGCGACGGTCTGTGGCGTTACATTGCTGTTATCCCGCACCGGATATACGGGTGAAGATGGCTTTGAACTATATGTTCCAGCAGATCAGGCCGCTGCGGTGTGGAACGGATTGATGCAAGCCGGAGAAGGTCACGGACTCGTTCCTGCAGGACTGGGTGCCCGGGATACGCTGCGCTTTGAAGCCAAGCTGCCCCTGTATGGACAGGAATTGTCTGCAACCATCTCACCGCTGGAGGCTGGCGTTAGCATGTTTGTGAAGCTGAATGCCGGACCGTTTATCGGATATGAAGCCTTGTTGAAGCAAAAAAATGATGGGCCTGCCCGCAAGCTGGTCGGCATCGAAGTACTGGAGCGCGGCATTCCCCGCCCTCATTATCCGATTTACGCCGAAGGCGTGCAGATTGGTGAAGTGACCACAGGCACCCAATCGCCTACGTTGAAACGTAATCTGGGGCTGGCCTTGATTGACAGCAAATATGCTGCACTGGGTACCCCGCTGGAGATTGAGATTCGTGGCAAGAAGCTGAAAGCCGAGGTCGTGAAGACCCCTTTTCATAAACGGACACGTGCATCAAAGACACCTACTCAAGGAGCTGATCAAGCATGA
- the ptsP gene encoding phosphoenolpyruvate--protein phosphotransferase, whose translation MLNVSGIAASAGIAIAKAFILEHPNYSVEKREINDVDAEIAKLDSALGKSQAELEAIKERTLQELGEKKAEIFASHLLILNDPELIDPVKAKIADDKVNAEFALNETATQFIEMFENMKSAYLQERAADMRDVTKRVLNHLLGIEFMSPAEISEEVIVLAEDLTPSDTAQLNRQYVKGFATNIGGRTSHSAIMARSLEIPAVVGTKDILAQAKQGDMIIVDGLDGHVLVNPTDEVIAEYRSKQEQYDAQRAEWRKLRDEPTVTVDNVHVELAANIGTPNDVTGVLENGGEAVGLYRTEFLYMGRDKLPSEDIQYNAYKAVLEKMEGKPVVVRTLDIGGDKELPYLDLPKEMNPFLGFRAIRLCLDRQDIFRTQLRALLRASVHGNLRVMFPMIATLGEFREAKAVLLEEKEKLVAEGIAVSDSIQLGIMVEIPSTAVLADQFAKEVDFFSIGTNDLIQYTMAADRMNERVSYLYQPYNPAILRLVKMVIDAAHREGKWAGMCGEMAGDATAIPLLLGLGLDEFSMSATSILPARSQITKLSRADMQELAAKALDMQTAEQVVELVQSIQA comes from the coding sequence ATGCTTAATGTTTCCGGGATCGCGGCTTCGGCGGGTATTGCTATCGCCAAGGCGTTTATCTTGGAGCATCCCAACTACTCTGTAGAAAAACGCGAAATCAACGACGTTGACGCAGAGATCGCGAAACTCGACTCGGCGCTGGGCAAGTCCCAGGCTGAGCTTGAGGCGATCAAAGAGCGTACTTTACAAGAGCTTGGCGAGAAAAAAGCTGAGATTTTTGCTTCGCATTTGCTCATTCTGAATGACCCGGAACTGATTGATCCGGTTAAAGCGAAAATTGCAGATGATAAGGTTAATGCGGAATTCGCATTGAACGAAACAGCAACGCAATTTATCGAAATGTTCGAAAACATGAAGAGTGCTTACCTGCAGGAACGTGCTGCAGATATGCGTGATGTAACCAAACGTGTGCTGAATCACTTGCTTGGTATCGAATTCATGAGTCCGGCTGAGATCAGTGAAGAAGTGATCGTGCTTGCGGAGGATCTAACGCCTTCCGACACGGCTCAACTGAACCGTCAATATGTTAAAGGTTTTGCAACGAATATTGGTGGACGTACTTCTCACTCCGCGATTATGGCTCGTTCGCTTGAAATCCCGGCTGTTGTTGGAACCAAGGACATTCTGGCTCAAGCGAAACAAGGCGATATGATTATCGTTGATGGCTTGGACGGTCATGTTCTGGTTAACCCAACAGATGAAGTTATTGCGGAGTATCGTTCCAAACAGGAACAATATGATGCACAACGTGCCGAGTGGAGAAAACTGCGTGACGAACCAACGGTAACGGTGGATAACGTTCATGTGGAACTGGCAGCAAACATTGGTACGCCGAATGACGTTACCGGTGTTCTGGAGAACGGTGGAGAGGCTGTAGGTCTGTACCGTACCGAATTCCTGTACATGGGCAGAGACAAGCTCCCTTCCGAAGACATTCAGTACAATGCTTACAAAGCGGTACTGGAAAAAATGGAAGGCAAACCTGTTGTAGTTCGTACACTCGACATCGGTGGAGACAAAGAGCTTCCATATCTGGATCTGCCAAAAGAAATGAATCCATTCCTCGGCTTCCGCGCAATTCGTCTGTGCCTGGACCGTCAGGATATTTTCCGTACACAATTGCGTGCCTTGTTGCGTGCAAGCGTACATGGTAATCTGCGTGTCATGTTCCCAATGATCGCAACACTGGGCGAATTCCGTGAAGCGAAGGCAGTCCTGCTCGAAGAGAAGGAAAAACTGGTAGCTGAAGGTATTGCGGTATCAGACAGCATCCAACTGGGCATCATGGTTGAAATTCCTTCGACTGCAGTTCTTGCAGATCAATTCGCCAAAGAAGTGGATTTCTTCAGTATCGGAACAAACGATCTGATTCAATACACCATGGCTGCTGACCGTATGAATGAGCGTGTCTCCTATCTGTACCAACCTTACAACCCTGCCATTTTGCGTTTGGTTAAGATGGTAATCGATGCAGCGCATCGTGAAGGGAAGTGGGCTGGCATGTGCGGAGAGATGGCTGGAGACGCAACAGCAATTCCATTGCTGCTCGGTCTCGGATTGGATGAGTTCAGCATGAGCGCAACCTCCATTCTGCCAGCTCGCAGTCAAATCACCAAGTTGTCCCGTGCAGACATGCAAGAGCTTGCTGCAAAAGCACTGGATATGCAAACGGCTGAACAAGTCGTTGAATTGGTTCAAAGCATTCAAGCCTAA